In the genome of Dermacentor silvarum isolate Dsil-2018 chromosome 1, BIME_Dsil_1.4, whole genome shotgun sequence, one region contains:
- the LOC119444488 gene encoding uncharacterized protein LOC119444488, with protein sequence MLPAHASSTAAEVAGLHLAVDLLTEEPPETLAAIFCDSKAALLSLQRPERASLGVALLSTRLATLQDAGCPVSLHWIPVHVGILGNEEADALAKSAHHGDVPLSTAVTAADFTRHRLQRHLQASHPDKRVSLGHPPRQLPHRGLARRETLLLLRLRIGCCWTAARRHRLGLAASPACASCGEPETLEHLLLACPAYSQPRGQLLQEFRRLGFPTARQEDNFSPAETNSRPCSA encoded by the coding sequence ATGCTTCCAGCACATGCGAGCTCCACTGCAGCGGAGGTAGCAGGCCTCCACCTCGCCGTCGACCTGCTAACGGAGGAACCCCCAGAGACACTAGCAGCCATCTTCTgcgactcgaaggcagctctcctgAGCCTGCAAAGGCCGGAGAGGGCGAGCCTGGGGGTCGCCCTCCTCTCAACGCGACTGGCGACACTTCAGGATGCAGGTtgcccggtgtccctgcactggatccctgtTCACGTAGGCATCCTGGGCAACGAGGAGGCTGATGCCCTGGCCAAGAGTGCCCACCACGGTGACGTCCCCCTGAGTACGGCAGTAACAGCCGCGGACTTCACCAGGCACCGGCTGCAGCGGCACCTCCAGGCGTCCCATCCCGACAAGCGCGTGTCCCTGGGACACCCCCCACGGCAGCTCCCGCACCGCGGCCTTGCACGTAGGGAGACCTTGCTCCTGCTCCGGCTgaggattggctgctgctggacagcagCACGGCGCCACCGGCTCGGACTCGCCGCCTCGCCTGCCTGCGCCTCCTGCGGCGAGCCAGAGACGCTGgagcacctcctgctggcctgcccggcgtacagCCAACCCCGCGGACAGCTCCTGCAGGAATTCCGCCGCCTCGGATTTCCTACCGCGCGACAGGAGGACAACTTTTCCCCCGCCGAAACCAACTCTCGGCCCTGCTCAGCGTAG